A stretch of Lathyrus oleraceus cultivar Zhongwan6 chromosome 6, CAAS_Psat_ZW6_1.0, whole genome shotgun sequence DNA encodes these proteins:
- the LOC127096054 gene encoding uncharacterized protein LOC127096054 has translation MGVVSLHKLGLVYLENFEILTIENLVDTDWRKTIVSYLENPVGSTDRKVKYRSLSYMLIGNKLFKKTPERVLLKCFGESETYLAVLYRLGCQECKVHSSIQHVTASELYALVKPWPFREWALDLIGEIRPASSKGQKYNLVGIDYLTKRIETIPLVNVDQDTIIEFIQINIIYKFGLPEAITTYQGSVFTRRKMQESAYEMGIKLLTSTPYYAQENGQVKEANKIVISLIKKHVGKKPKNWHKMFDQVLWACQASPKEVTNTTPRLTYGHEFVFPIEIYLQLVRIQRQGEIPSDHYWSMMLDEMVDLDEEKLVALDMLIRQKE, from the exons ATGGG AGTTGTTTCACTTCATAAGTTAGGGTTAGTATATCTAGAGAACTTTGAGATCCTGACTATTGAAAATTTGGTTGATACTGATTGGAGAAAGACAATAGTCAGTTACTTAGAAAATCCAGTTGGTTCGACAGATCGAAAAGTTAAATATAGATCTCTGAGCTATATGCTCATAGGAAACAAATTGTTTAAGAAAACGCCTGAGAGGGTTTTACTTAAATGCTTTGGAGAAAGTGAGACATATTTGGCCGT ATTGTATCGACTTGGTTGTCAAGAATGCAAGGTCCATTCAAGCATTCAACATGTCACTGCAAGTGAATTGTACGCGCTTGTAAAACCATGGCCATTTAGAGAATGGGCCTTGGATTTGATTGGTGAAATTCGACCAGCATCTTCTAAAGGTCAGAAATATAATTTAGTAGGCATTGATTATCTTACAAAGCGGATCGAAACAATTCCTTTAGTCAATGTTGATCAAGATACTATAATAGAGTTTATTCAAATAAACATTATCTATAAGTTTGGACTTCCTGAGGCCATTACGACATATCAAGGTTCGGTGTTCACTCGTCGAAAGATGCAGGAATCTGCCTATGAAATGGGGATTAAGTTACTGACTTCGACACCTTATTATGCTCAAGAAAATGGTCAGGTGAAAGAAGCTAACAAGATTGTCATTAGTTTGATCAAGAAGCATGTGGGGAAGAAACCAAAGAATTGGCATAAAATGTTCGATCAGGTCTTATGGGCATGTCAAGCCTCTCCCAAAGAGGTGACAAATACGACTCCTCGATTGACTTATGGACACGAATTTGTTTTTCCAATCGAAATCTATTTGCAATTAGTTCGAATTCAGAGGCAGGGAGAAATTCCATCTGATCATTATTGGAGCATGATGTTGGATGAAATGGTCGATTTAGATGAAGAAAAGTTGGTAGCATTAGACATGTTAATAAGACAAAAGGAGTGA